A segment of the Bos taurus isolate L1 Dominette 01449 registration number 42190680 breed Hereford chromosome 19, ARS-UCD2.0, whole genome shotgun sequence genome:
TCAATTGCTTAATGGCAGCGCAGGCCATCTCAAACTCCACTTGGCACATGGGGGTGCTGAGGCTGGGCCCTTCTGCCCTTTCTAGGTGGTGTCCGGCACTAAAAGCTGGAGGATGGAGAGTTAGAAACATTCGAGGCTGGTGATTAAGGCcgggaaggagggaaagggagacAAGACAATgtgagggaaggacagaggatatGCGTGGGTTTTCTTACAGTACAGATTACAAACAGGGGCCTCTTGAATTAGATCTCCCACACAGGCGTTCTGGCTCGCACCGTGCATTTTCTGCGAAGAAGGACAATCACTAACATTTCAAAGGTGTTTGTGATGCCAGAAAATAATGGAGCAACTGCTGCTGTCAGAAGAAAGAATGCTGTGGTCCCATGCGTGGGACAGGAGCCCCGCTGCGGGGGAGGAAGGCTCTCAGGAAGTGGTGTGTCCATGCAGGTTAGTGGGCAGCCTGGGGAGGGGTATTTAGTGAGAGTGAACAGTGGCGGGGGTCGGATTACAGGATGTTGGAGAATGCGAGGCCAAGGACAGAGCTAACGGGAAGGACCAACTGGAACCCAGGAAACGGGGGTTGCACTGACTCCTGGCTGCGCGAGGCGGGGACTGGGGGTGGGCGGTCCTTTGGGGGCGGGGCCcggggagagggaggggcggAGCACGGGTACCTGCCTGTTCTTTGGTGGGAGGACTCCGGCCGGTAGGGGGCGCTGTGGGCCTGGCGGTCCTGACGCCGCCGGCGGTTAGGCGGGACAGCGCTTGCGCGCGGGGCGGCGGAGGCCGGGTCTGTACCGCCAGAAGCCCGAGCTGAGACTGCGGGCTGGGGCCGAGGCACGGCCTATTGTCCCGCCCCCCGGGGCCGCCCATTGTGCCGTGACGCTTACGTCGCCCTCTCAGCGCGGAGAGGGAGGGGCGGCCCGCGCCGCCGCCGGAGTCGCCGCCATGGACCTAGGTGGGTGTTCAGCTTCCCAGGCCCGGACCCACGTGGGCCGCGTCCCACAATCGGTGACCAGGCAGTACTGAGCGGGCCTGGGATCAGGGAGGCCTCCGGACcggggagggagttgggaaggCGAGGATGCCCTGGAGACCGGGGATCGGGAGGCCGGGCTCTAGCCCACCACTCCTCCGCCCGCCACTGGCCAGCTCCAGGCCCCTTTCCTCGTGAAGGGCCCAGCGGATAAGAAGTTTGCGTTCCCGAGAGTTGTCAGGTTCGGGCACGTGCTTTGGAAAAGGCCGGGCTCCGGGAGCGCCTGGGAGAATCCGCTTGGATCCATGACAGTCTCATTCATTGAACGTCTGCTGAGTTCTTGAGCAAGTATCTGACTCTCTTGAGGTGCTCGTGGATGGAAGGAGATAATACCATATCCGTTTCACAGAGTTTGGGCAACTTTTCACTGAGGTCACGTGTGTACAGGGTCGAGCCTGGTGCCTTTGCGCAAGAGTAGCGTTCTTCAGACCAGCAGTTGTGGGCGCCGGTTGCAGCAGCCGAGGTGGCACGTGCCTCTTGAATACTCAGAGGCCAGGTCTCGGAGAAGGGAGTGGGGAGCTGGTATAAATATGCAGCTGCTTGCCCAGGGCCAGCCCCCTCCCGCCAGACGTGCTCTTAAGGGCCTGAGACCTGGAGGCTGTCCTGGAAGAGCTGGGGTGAGGCTTCCTAAGGTGTGCCAGTATTAGGAGGCTGTAGAGGAATGTTCTGGACCCTGCCCCCAGCCAGCTGCTCCATGGTGGGAGGGTAGAGTTGGAAGAGTGTGGAGCCTGCAACTGCGGTGATCTCTCTCCCAGCCCCACTGCTTTGCAGTTCTGACGTCCTGAGCAAATTGCTTCTGAGTCTTAACGTTCCCATATCTGAAACAGGAATGGTCCTCAAAAGGTTGATGTGACCATCAAAAGAGATCTTATATGCATACCaaccagcacagtgcctggtacagagtAAGCACTAATCAACATAAGGAGTGGGCACTCACAAGCACCAGTTAACCATAAGTGATAAAACACTTGGGATTTGCCCAGCTATTAACTGCTTCTGGGACTTATTCCTTCAGGTAACACAGACGTCCCTGGAAGGTGAGTTTCCAGTTCCAAACATCTCAACTGAGCGGATAGTGCAATAAAATTGAATTTAGAGTCAAAAGGGAGCCTATTTGGGGACCCTGGCAGAGCAGCCTGAGCCAGAAAGAAGGCCCAGAACCCCCAGGGATACTCCTCGGCAACCAGCTCTTCCTGGGAGTCTGCCTCCACCACTGCACAGCCAGGAGGAATGCTCTCAGGAACAGTGGATTGCAGCAGAAAACAGTGGATTTATGCTCGTAATGGAAAAGGCAGGATAGAACCCTGGCccatgaagatggagaagctgtgtcCTTGGGGGCACGAGGGACTGGCCCTGAGAAAGAGGGGAGAAGTCAGGAATATTAAAGAGTGAGCAGTGTTTGTACAGTGATTTAGTTTCTGTAAAGGAAACACACCTTCGAGAGCTCTGTGTCATGTTTCTGAGCTGGAGGAAGGCAAAGAATAGGGGCAAGATTCTAGTTCTGCCAACGGTGGAAAGGTTTGGGGGAACCCGAGTTCATCAAGCACCTAATcggggttttttccttttttggttgcacccagtcttagttgtgacatgggAGATCTTTTAgccggggcatgtgggatctagttgcctgaccaggacTGAACCCTGcctggccctctgcattgggagcctggagttgtaaccactggaccaccagggaagtctcaggctCTTTGTCCTGactcttattgttgttcagttgctcagtcatgtgagacTCATTGTAGCTATATCTTATCTAACCCTTAGCAGCCCTGAGAGATGGGTTTGGGAGTCAACAATGGGCACAGACCCAATGCCAAGGGCTTGACTAGTATATACTGTTAATATTTGACCCTCACAGTCATAATGTGCAGTCTGTATTATGCCCACTTATGCAGAAGGGAAGCTCAAAGAAGTAATCTGTCCAGGATGATACTGCTTCTGAATGGCTGAGCTAGGATTTAATATATGTCTGTCTAAACATCCCCTTCCTTGCTAAGTCTATGTCAATTCGTGGCTCACTGAAGGAAGGACTCTTCTGAATCAAGTGCAGtcttttttatctattttcctcTTGGTTTCTACAAAAGAAACCAGGACCCTTGGCGGCTTATTCTCTTTGATGGAAAAAATGTAGGAATTGAACTGTTTCCTTAAAAGGCAGACCATTTGAAATCCATTTGCAAGACAAGATGTTTAGAGAAAAGTAGGGAGGCAGGACTTGTCTGAGTGCTGCTGTACCCGCAGCCCTGGCCCAGGCCCCTCCTAGTCTATGTTGTTACTTAGAAGCTCAGTGTTGTGTCCTGCAGTACGTACTTGGTGGCTGCTGTAGTTTGGTCCTGtccttgtgttttctttctctctctcagcacTTCCTCTCCAAAGCCTCTGCTGGTCCATCGTTTGCTGGATGGCCTCACCTCCAGGCAGATTCCTTGAGTCTCATTTCAAGGCTGACTTTCCAGCCCTCTGTttccattcagtcagttcagtcgctcagtcgtgtccgactctttgcgaccccatgaatcgcagcacgccaggccttcctgtccatcaccaactcccagagttcactcaaactcatgtccattgagttggtgatgccatccagccatctcatcctctgtcgtccccttctcctcctgcccccaatccctcccagcatcagagtcttttccaatgagtcaactcttcacatgaggtggccaaagtattggagtctcagcttcaacatcagtccttctaatgaacactcaggactgatatttagaatggactggttggatctccttgcagtccaagggactctcgagtcttctccaacaccacagttcaaaagcatcaattcttcggcactcagctttcttcacagtccaactctcacatccgtacatgaccacaggaaaaaccatagccttgactagacggaccggAGGACATCTCTAATGTTCTGCCTTCAAACTCCAAATGACTAAAACTGATCAGTGTTCCCTCCCAGCCCATTTCTTGTGTTCCCTGTGTCCAGTGGTGCCTGTTGTCTTCCCAGTTGCAGGCTAGAGAGctttgttgttatttaatcaccaactcatgtccaactcttgtgacaccccctggactgtaagcctgccaggcttctctgcccatgggatttcccagcaagaat
Coding sequences within it:
- the DBIL5 gene encoding diazepam-binding inhibitor-like 5 isoform X1 is translated as MGGPGGRDNRPCLGPSPQSQLGLLAVQTRPPPPRAQALSRLTAGGVRTARPTAPPTGRSPPTKEQAAFSAGHHLERAEGPSLSTPMCQVEFEMACAAIKQLKGPVSDQEKLLVYSYYKQATQGDCNIPAPPATDLKAKAKWEAWNENKGMSKMDAMRIYIAKVEELKKNEAG